From the Lathyrus oleraceus cultivar Zhongwan6 chromosome 4, CAAS_Psat_ZW6_1.0, whole genome shotgun sequence genome, one window contains:
- the LOC127136129 gene encoding uncharacterized protein LOC127136129: MFLIQIDIAGERIESWLKMGKIQGNAPSSGLKKPFKNGQRKKEGDLSAVYAQRGHGRDHYHQYTAAVTIPAGNQPAQQQQQPPQQRTQRAGYQMTVNVISEDKSKIGVTDVDQLRTPMSVVKRHLLKNGVFPSCDNYCAACTVTANGCVMLRETVQKMMDEGSLRFEKVALENEDISTITIYFDHVHLSVLADVVPITITEPGPIPYESDGVVPWDYGGDVYCNGKNKEDQDAVDTTVSRMDNAGLSGFTRSGRLFASNTLRGGDVEKEQRDKAEALARAKGKQVVNEDTPRAAQAPVEPESEFDAEAEEFWRIIKKTEYKLVDHLQQTPSKILILSLLLSSEGHKDAFLKILKRAYVPQEITVNQLETVVSSVNASHGLGFTDLDLTMDGRNHNKALAKLDCEGLILRPTDLVVRAFDGSKRAVFGEVELPVKIGPEVFKSVFCVMDIQSAYSCLLGRPWIHATGAVTSTLHQKLKYILDEQVVTVCGEEDIFVSQLSSFKYVEMDGEIFETPSQAFETVKVENAVFAEREKKPSIASYKQVVEVVKNGEAPGWGRVIDVAVKEDKFGIGYQSGQGSSGQNKGRRQPFTFTSAGMLDPDRICVVGEETDSCGAKRFFLKKDSFEVQSGTRN; the protein is encoded by the exons atgttcctcatacaGATAGACATTGCTGgtgagaggattgaaagctggttGAAAATGGGAAAAATACAAGGAAATGCTCCGTCATCTGGATTGAAGAAGCCCTTCAAAAATGGGCAGCGCAAGAAAGAGGGTGACTtgagtgctgtgtatgcccaaagaggacacggtagggatcatTACCACCAGTATACTGCTGCAGTAACaatccctgctggtaatcaacccgcacaacagcaacaacagccaCCTCAGCAGAGAACACAAAGGGCTGGGTACCAA atgACGGTGAATGTAATTTCTGAGGATAAAAGTAAAATCGGGGTGACGGATGTAGATCAGTTGAGGACcccaatgtctgtggtcaagagacattTGTTAAAGAACGGAGTTTTTCCTAGTTGTGATAATTATTGTGCTGCTTGTACTGTAACTGCAAATGGGTGTGTAATGTTGAGGGAGACGGTTCAAAaaatgatggatgagggaagtcTCCGATTCGAGAAAGTTGCTTTGGAGAATGAGGATATTTCAACGATAACCATTTATTTCGATCATGTCCACTTGTCAGTGCTGGCAGATGTGGTTCCAATTACCATCACGGAACCTGGACCTATTCCGTATGAAAGTGATGGTGTTGTGCCATGGGACTATGGTGGTGATGTGTATTGCAATGGGAAAAATAAGGAAGATCAGGATGCAGTTGATACCACCGTTTCAAGGATGGACAATGCCGGGcttagtggtttcactcgcagcgggagGTTGTTTGCATCTAACACGTTGAGAGGTGGTGATGTAGAAAAAGAACAGAGAGATAAggctgaggctttagccagggcaaaaggaaagCAGGTGGTGAATGAGGATACTCCTAGAGCGGCACAGGCGCCTGTTGAGCCGGAAAGTGAGTTTGATGCTGAAGCCGAGGAGTTTTGGAGAATTATTAAGAAGactgagtacaaacttgttgatcatttgcagcagactccatCCAAAATTTTGATCTTATCCTTGTTGTTGAGTTCAGAAGGTCATAAAGATGCTTTTTTGAAGATCTTGAAGAGGGCCTACGTCCCGCAGGAGATTACAGTCAATCAATTAGAGACAGTGGTATCGAGTGTTAatgctagccatgggttgggtttcactgatctcgaTCTTACTATGGACGGGCGCAATCACAATAAG gccttGGCTAAATTGGACTGCGAGGGATTGATTTTGAGGCCTACTGATCTGGTGGTTAGAGCATTTGATGGCTCTAAAAGGGCTGTGTTCGGGGAAGTTGAGCTCCCCGTAAAGATTGGTCCTGAGGTGTTCAAATCTGTGTTTTGTGTCATGGACATTCAGTCGGCGTACAGCTGTTTGTTGGGccgtccatggatacatgctaCTGGGGCAGTAACATCGACTCTACATcagaagttaaagtatatctTGGACGAGCAAGTCGTGACAGTTTGCGGTGAGGAGGATATTTTTGTCAGCCAGTTGTCATCATTTAagtatgtggaaatggacggtgaaatattcgAAACACCAAGCcaggcgtttgaaaccgtcaaggtggagaatgccgTTTTCGCTGAAAGagagaagaagccgtccattGCTTCTTATAAACAGGTTGTGGAGGTGGTGAAAAATGGAgaggccccaggttggggaagagTGATAGATGTTGCGGTGAAGGAGGATaagtttgggattggttatcagtcaggccaaggctcgtctggacagaataAAGGTCGTCGCCAAccgttcacattcaccagtgctggaatgctagatccagaccGTATCTGTGTtgtgggtgaagagactgaca GTTGTGGTGCGAAGCGTTTCTTTTTGAAAAAAGATTCCTTTgaggtccaatcagggacgaggaattga